From the genome of Drosophila melanogaster chromosome 2L, one region includes:
- the CG44085 gene encoding uncharacterized protein, isoform G has protein sequence MSSGYGQRGGGGSGNGGYEAPACVQNAMMTKDKKPFTYTPGGIDLSQIRSERMAKRLARNAQSEGATGAAQQNRPAQPQSPGGPGGAASSIGAAAMGMPFQVLPPPPPPPQPQSGKNGTQGASAAPPPPPPQQPSTLAPPTGRLSAPGSPATARKSPTPQRFEPPPLGFRPEIKIPPNPMAALRKVAPPVEKNTFWKDEYIKDRSKSPLPEVAPAANGGYSSTTSDAVDGPRPSAASVESSYSPYTPTPQVPPVAKSPPVQYQQPTPPATPPQQQQQQSEQQPATRPEFRSVPMPTSPAVNVYTRQSDSPRSPFEPQQQQQQQQPQRSTESPFRFAQQQQQQSPQQRPPTAISPLAQVQQQQQQQLQQQQQQQLQQQQQQQLQQQQQQLQQLQQQQFQQQQLQQQQFQQQQLQQQQQQQQQQQQQQQQQQPAVQSVPWRTQRAQPGAQQQQDSHPQPIYNNVQQQQQRSRDVFSPARNETSAANTFNSQQQQNQFGGAAKPTNVGSLYIAPLAQPTEPQAQRILLQQQQQSSARDSPMRQLPQQQPQTNQPMRWLSSQPASKEQAPWARLEENGNVLPSTLRQTTPQPQVVPQQQPQQQQQPQQQQQPTFYQPQLVQGNGYGPTPVSAAPISLQNFGSNPQPGGLRLQINLNTNGNSSNNTNQSAPRERIIPITLEQTPTYAAAQPNFGAPAGHIIRSANQFVDQGYQNYPPQAQRYPSPNQPTSTSNNTNGNATRLIPIAIEGGRGGPVSQSPVLLQNGNYNLYVHQCPLEAEILYRKNRLSDPRSPPIQSKSFRILQKITDTVDDGSGNGDSRQDLQQTPQEAELQRPQFARQMSAQQARNSPTIEQMRRLQIGQDQQNNHQQSGTPLAWSPQGNGVSAQNRFTQQRYDAPQQQQQYVPPSEQQAPEPKKYTGSAIPSRSFKILQAMTTPENAGPGQSDL, from the exons ATGAGTTCTGG GTATGGACAGCGCGGAGGAGGCGGATCCGGAAACGGTGGCTACGAGGCGCCCGCGTGCGTGCAGAACGCGATGATGACAAAAGACAAGAAGCCCTTCACCTACACGCCCGGCGGCATTGATCTCTCCCAGATCCGGTCGGAGCGGATGGCCAAGCGGTTGGCGCGCAATGCCCAATCGGAAGGAGCAACCGGAGCCGCCCAACAGAACAGACCCGCCCAGCCACAGTCGCCAGGTGGGCCAGGTGGTGCAGCCAGTTCGATTGGAGCCGCTGCCATGGGCATGCCGTTCCAGGtgctgccgccgccaccaccgccgccgcaaCCACAGTCGGGTAAGAATGGCACCCAAGGTGCTAGCGCCGcacccccaccaccacccccacaACAACCCAGCACATTAGCGCCACCCACTGGGCGCCTAAGTGCCCCTGGTTCCCCGGCTACGGCGCGCAAATCGCCAACTCCACAGCGTTTTGAGCCACCACCACTGGGATTCCGGCCGGAGATCAAGATACCGCCAAATCCCATGGCTGCACTGCGCAAGGTGGCACCGCCCGTGGAGAAGAACACGTTCTGGAAGGACGAGTACATTAAGGATCGCTCCAAGAGTCCGCTGCCCGAGGTGGCACCTGCTGCGAATGGAGGATATAGCAGCACCACATCCGATGCCGTTGATG GTCCAAGACCATCGGCGGCTAGCGTTGAAAGCAGCTACAGTCCTTACACTCCGACTCCGCAAGTGCCGCCCGTGGCCAAGAGTCCTCCGGTGCAATATCAACAGCCAACGCCACCGGCAAcaccgccgcagcagcagcagcaacagtcggAGCAGCAGCCTGCAACACGCCCGGAGTTCCGCAGTGTGCCCATGCCCACATCGCCAGCGGTGAACGTCTACACACGTCAATCGGACAGTCCCAGATCGCCTTTCgagccgcagcaacagcagcagcagcagcaaccacagcGATCCACTGAGAGCCCCTTCCGGTttgcacagcagcaacagcaacagtcaCCGCAGCAGCGTCCACCAACAGCGATATCGCCGCTGGCtcaggtgcagcagcagcagcaacagcagttgcaacagcagcagcaacagcagttgcaacagcagcagcaacagcagttgcaacagcagcagcaacagctccagcagctgcagcaacagcagttccagcagcaacaattgcagcaacaacagttccagcaacaacagttgcagcagcagcaacagcagcaacagcagcaacagcagcagcaacagcagcagcaaccggCTGTTCAATCAGTACCATGGCGCACTCAACGTGCTCAGCCTGGagcacaacagcaacaggatTCGCATCCACAACCAATCTACAACAAtgttcagcagcagcaacaaagatCTCGCGATGTCTTCAGTCCGGCAAGGAATGAAACATCGGCAGCAAACACGTTCAAttcacagcagcaacaaaaccAATTTGGTGGAGCAGCAAAGCCG ACCAACGTTGGATCGCTTTACATAGCTCCACTGGCCCAGCCCACTGAACCGCAGGCTCAACGAATCCttttgcaacagcagcagcagtcatCTGCTCGGGATTCTCCCATGCGCCAACTtccacagcagcagccgcagacCAATCAACCGATGAGATGGCTCAGTTCACAGCCGGCTAGCAAGGAGCAGGCTCCATGGGCTCGTCTCGAGGAGAATGGCAACGTCCTGCCCTCCACCTTGCGTCAGACTACCCCGCAGCCCCAAGTCGTCCCTCAGCAGcaaccacagcagcagcagcagccacagcagcagcagcagcccacCTTCTACCAGCCGCAGTTGGTCCAAGGTAATGGCTACGGACCAACACCGGTTTCAGCCGCTCCCATCAGTCTGCAGAACTTCGGATCAAATCCACAGCCTGGAGGACTACGTTTGCAGATCAACTTAAACACcaatggcaacagcagcaataacaCAAATCAAAGTGCTCCACGG GAGCGTATCATACCGATAACTCTAGAGCAGACGCCGACATATGCCGCAGCCCAGCCCAACTTTGGTG CGCCTGCAGGTCACATAATACGCTCAGCTAATCAATTTGTCGATCAAGGTTACCAGAATTACCCACCACAAGCCCAGCGATACCCGTCGCCCAATCAGCCAACGAGTACGAGTAACAACACCAATGGCAATGCCACCCGGCTAATCCCGATAGCCATCGAGGGAGGACGAGGCGGTCCAGTGTCCCAGTCGCCAGTGCTGCTGCAGAA TGGCAATTACAATTTGTATGTGCACCAGTGTCCGCTCGAGGCGGAGATCCTCTACAGAAAGAATCGTCTCAG CGATCCACGCTCACCGCCCATCCAATCGAAATCGTTTAGAATATTGCAAAAGATAACCGACACCGTGGACGATGGCAGCGGGAATGGCGATTCGCGGCAGGACTTGCAGCAGACGCCCCAGGAGGCGGAGCTGCAGCGGCCGCAGTTCGCCCGCCAGATGAGCGCCCAGCAGGCAAGGAATAGTCCGACCATCGAGCAGATGCGACGCCTGCAAATCGGACAGGATCAGCAGAATAACCATCAGCAGTCGGGTACGCCACTAGCTTGGTCCCCGCAAG GTAATGGAGTCTCCGCTCAGAACCGATTCACGCAACAACGATATG ATGCcccccaacaacaacagcaatatgTGCCTCCAAGTGAACAGCAAGCTCCGGAACCCAAAAAATACACAGGCAGCGCTATACCCAGTCGATCATTCAAAATTCTACAGGCAATGACAACACCTGAAAATGCCG GACCTGGTCAATCGGATCTATAA
- the CG44085 gene encoding uncharacterized protein, isoform D — protein MSSGYGQRGGGGSGNGGYEAPACVQNAMMTKDKKPFTYTPGGIDLSQIRSERMAKRLARNAQSEGATGAAQQNRPAQPQSPGGPGGAASSIGAAAMGMPFQVLPPPPPPPQPQSGKNGTQGASAAPPPPPPQQPSTLAPPTGRLSAPGSPATARKSPTPQRFEPPPLGFRPEIKIPPNPMAALRKVAPPVEKNTFWKDEYIKDRSKSPLPEVAPAANGGYSSTTSDAVDGPRPSAASVESSYSPYTPTPQVPPVAKSPPVQYQQPTPPATPPQQQQQQSEQQPATRPEFRSVPMPTSPAVNVYTRQSDSPRSPFEPQQQQQQQQPQRSTESPFRFAQQQQQQSPQQRPPTAISPLAQVQQQQQQQLQQQQQQQLQQQQQQQLQQQQQQLQQLQQQQFQQQQLQQQQFQQQQLQQQQQQQQQQQQQQQQQQPAVQSVPWRTQRAQPGAQQQQDSHPQPIYNNVQQQQQRSRDVFSPARNETSAANTFNSQQQQNQFGGAAKPTNVGSLYIAPLAQPTEPQAQRILLQQQQQSSARDSPMRQLPQQQPQTNQPMRWLSSQPASKEQAPWARLEENGNVLPSTLRQTTPQPQVVPQQQPQQQQQPQQQQQPTFYQPQLVQGNGYGPTPVSAAPISLQNFGSNPQPGGLRLQINLNTNGNSSNNTNQSAPRERIIPITLEQTPTYAAAQPNFGAPAGHIIRSANQFVDQGYQNYPPQAQRYPSPNQPTSTSNNTNGNATRLIPIAIEGGRGGPVSQSPVLLQNDPRSPPIQSKSFRILQKITDTVDDGSGNGDSRQDLQQTPQEAELQRPQFARQMSAQQARNSPTIEQMRRLQIGQDQQNNHQQSGTPLAWSPQGNGVSAQNRFTQQRYDAPQQQQQYVPPSEQQAPEPKKYTGSAIPSRSFKILQAMTTPENAGPGQSDL, from the exons ATGAGTTCTGG GTATGGACAGCGCGGAGGAGGCGGATCCGGAAACGGTGGCTACGAGGCGCCCGCGTGCGTGCAGAACGCGATGATGACAAAAGACAAGAAGCCCTTCACCTACACGCCCGGCGGCATTGATCTCTCCCAGATCCGGTCGGAGCGGATGGCCAAGCGGTTGGCGCGCAATGCCCAATCGGAAGGAGCAACCGGAGCCGCCCAACAGAACAGACCCGCCCAGCCACAGTCGCCAGGTGGGCCAGGTGGTGCAGCCAGTTCGATTGGAGCCGCTGCCATGGGCATGCCGTTCCAGGtgctgccgccgccaccaccgccgccgcaaCCACAGTCGGGTAAGAATGGCACCCAAGGTGCTAGCGCCGcacccccaccaccacccccacaACAACCCAGCACATTAGCGCCACCCACTGGGCGCCTAAGTGCCCCTGGTTCCCCGGCTACGGCGCGCAAATCGCCAACTCCACAGCGTTTTGAGCCACCACCACTGGGATTCCGGCCGGAGATCAAGATACCGCCAAATCCCATGGCTGCACTGCGCAAGGTGGCACCGCCCGTGGAGAAGAACACGTTCTGGAAGGACGAGTACATTAAGGATCGCTCCAAGAGTCCGCTGCCCGAGGTGGCACCTGCTGCGAATGGAGGATATAGCAGCACCACATCCGATGCCGTTGATG GTCCAAGACCATCGGCGGCTAGCGTTGAAAGCAGCTACAGTCCTTACACTCCGACTCCGCAAGTGCCGCCCGTGGCCAAGAGTCCTCCGGTGCAATATCAACAGCCAACGCCACCGGCAAcaccgccgcagcagcagcagcaacagtcggAGCAGCAGCCTGCAACACGCCCGGAGTTCCGCAGTGTGCCCATGCCCACATCGCCAGCGGTGAACGTCTACACACGTCAATCGGACAGTCCCAGATCGCCTTTCgagccgcagcaacagcagcagcagcagcaaccacagcGATCCACTGAGAGCCCCTTCCGGTttgcacagcagcaacagcaacagtcaCCGCAGCAGCGTCCACCAACAGCGATATCGCCGCTGGCtcaggtgcagcagcagcagcaacagcagttgcaacagcagcagcaacagcagttgcaacagcagcagcaacagcagttgcaacagcagcagcaacagctccagcagctgcagcaacagcagttccagcagcaacaattgcagcaacaacagttccagcaacaacagttgcagcagcagcaacagcagcaacagcagcaacagcagcagcaacagcagcagcaaccggCTGTTCAATCAGTACCATGGCGCACTCAACGTGCTCAGCCTGGagcacaacagcaacaggatTCGCATCCACAACCAATCTACAACAAtgttcagcagcagcaacaaagatCTCGCGATGTCTTCAGTCCGGCAAGGAATGAAACATCGGCAGCAAACACGTTCAAttcacagcagcaacaaaaccAATTTGGTGGAGCAGCAAAGCCG ACCAACGTTGGATCGCTTTACATAGCTCCACTGGCCCAGCCCACTGAACCGCAGGCTCAACGAATCCttttgcaacagcagcagcagtcatCTGCTCGGGATTCTCCCATGCGCCAACTtccacagcagcagccgcagacCAATCAACCGATGAGATGGCTCAGTTCACAGCCGGCTAGCAAGGAGCAGGCTCCATGGGCTCGTCTCGAGGAGAATGGCAACGTCCTGCCCTCCACCTTGCGTCAGACTACCCCGCAGCCCCAAGTCGTCCCTCAGCAGcaaccacagcagcagcagcagccacagcagcagcagcagcccacCTTCTACCAGCCGCAGTTGGTCCAAGGTAATGGCTACGGACCAACACCGGTTTCAGCCGCTCCCATCAGTCTGCAGAACTTCGGATCAAATCCACAGCCTGGAGGACTACGTTTGCAGATCAACTTAAACACcaatggcaacagcagcaataacaCAAATCAAAGTGCTCCACGG GAGCGTATCATACCGATAACTCTAGAGCAGACGCCGACATATGCCGCAGCCCAGCCCAACTTTGGTG CGCCTGCAGGTCACATAATACGCTCAGCTAATCAATTTGTCGATCAAGGTTACCAGAATTACCCACCACAAGCCCAGCGATACCCGTCGCCCAATCAGCCAACGAGTACGAGTAACAACACCAATGGCAATGCCACCCGGCTAATCCCGATAGCCATCGAGGGAGGACGAGGCGGTCCAGTGTCCCAGTCGCCAGTGCTGCTGCAGAA CGATCCACGCTCACCGCCCATCCAATCGAAATCGTTTAGAATATTGCAAAAGATAACCGACACCGTGGACGATGGCAGCGGGAATGGCGATTCGCGGCAGGACTTGCAGCAGACGCCCCAGGAGGCGGAGCTGCAGCGGCCGCAGTTCGCCCGCCAGATGAGCGCCCAGCAGGCAAGGAATAGTCCGACCATCGAGCAGATGCGACGCCTGCAAATCGGACAGGATCAGCAGAATAACCATCAGCAGTCGGGTACGCCACTAGCTTGGTCCCCGCAAG GTAATGGAGTCTCCGCTCAGAACCGATTCACGCAACAACGATATG ATGCcccccaacaacaacagcaatatgTGCCTCCAAGTGAACAGCAAGCTCCGGAACCCAAAAAATACACAGGCAGCGCTATACCCAGTCGATCATTCAAAATTCTACAGGCAATGACAACACCTGAAAATGCCG GACCTGGTCAATCGGATCTATAA
- the CG44085 gene encoding uncharacterized protein, isoform H, whose amino-acid sequence MSSGYGQRGGGGSGNGGYEAPACVQNAMMTKDKKPFTYTPGGIDLSQIRSERMAKRLARNAQSEGATGAAQQNRPAQPQSPGGPGGAASSIGAAAMGMPFQVLPPPPPPPQPQSGKNGTQGASAAPPPPPPQQPSTLAPPTGRLSAPGSPATARKSPTPQRFEPPPLGFRPEIKIPPNPMAALRKVAPPVEKNTFWKDEYIKDRSKSPLPEVAPAANGGYSSTTSDAVDGPRPSAASVESSYSPYTPTPQVPPVAKSPPVQYQQPTPPATPPQQQQQQSEQQPATRPEFRSVPMPTSPAVNVYTRQSDSPRSPFEPQQQQQQQQPQRSTESPFRFAQQQQQQSPQQRPPTAISPLAQVQQQQQQQLQQQQQQQLQQQQQQQLQQQQQQLQQLQQQQFQQQQLQQQQFQQQQLQQQQQQQQQQQQQQQQQQPAVQSVPWRTQRAQPGAQQQQDSHPQPIYNNVQQQQQRSRDVFSPARNETSAANTFNSQQQQNQFGGAAKPTNVGSLYIAPLAQPTEPQAQRILLQQQQQSSARDSPMRQLPQQQPQTNQPMRWLSSQPASKEQAPWARLEENGNVLPSTLRQTTPQPQVVPQQQPQQQQQPQQQQQPTFYQPQLVQGNGYGPTPVSAAPISLQNFGSNPQPGGLRLQINLNTNGNSSNNTNQSAPRERIIPITLEQTPTYAAAQPNFGGNGVSAQNRFTQQRYDAPQQQQQYVPPSEQQAPEPKKYTGSAIPSRSFKILQAMTTPENAGPGQSDL is encoded by the exons ATGAGTTCTGG GTATGGACAGCGCGGAGGAGGCGGATCCGGAAACGGTGGCTACGAGGCGCCCGCGTGCGTGCAGAACGCGATGATGACAAAAGACAAGAAGCCCTTCACCTACACGCCCGGCGGCATTGATCTCTCCCAGATCCGGTCGGAGCGGATGGCCAAGCGGTTGGCGCGCAATGCCCAATCGGAAGGAGCAACCGGAGCCGCCCAACAGAACAGACCCGCCCAGCCACAGTCGCCAGGTGGGCCAGGTGGTGCAGCCAGTTCGATTGGAGCCGCTGCCATGGGCATGCCGTTCCAGGtgctgccgccgccaccaccgccgccgcaaCCACAGTCGGGTAAGAATGGCACCCAAGGTGCTAGCGCCGcacccccaccaccacccccacaACAACCCAGCACATTAGCGCCACCCACTGGGCGCCTAAGTGCCCCTGGTTCCCCGGCTACGGCGCGCAAATCGCCAACTCCACAGCGTTTTGAGCCACCACCACTGGGATTCCGGCCGGAGATCAAGATACCGCCAAATCCCATGGCTGCACTGCGCAAGGTGGCACCGCCCGTGGAGAAGAACACGTTCTGGAAGGACGAGTACATTAAGGATCGCTCCAAGAGTCCGCTGCCCGAGGTGGCACCTGCTGCGAATGGAGGATATAGCAGCACCACATCCGATGCCGTTGATG GTCCAAGACCATCGGCGGCTAGCGTTGAAAGCAGCTACAGTCCTTACACTCCGACTCCGCAAGTGCCGCCCGTGGCCAAGAGTCCTCCGGTGCAATATCAACAGCCAACGCCACCGGCAAcaccgccgcagcagcagcagcaacagtcggAGCAGCAGCCTGCAACACGCCCGGAGTTCCGCAGTGTGCCCATGCCCACATCGCCAGCGGTGAACGTCTACACACGTCAATCGGACAGTCCCAGATCGCCTTTCgagccgcagcaacagcagcagcagcagcaaccacagcGATCCACTGAGAGCCCCTTCCGGTttgcacagcagcaacagcaacagtcaCCGCAGCAGCGTCCACCAACAGCGATATCGCCGCTGGCtcaggtgcagcagcagcagcaacagcagttgcaacagcagcagcaacagcagttgcaacagcagcagcaacagcagttgcaacagcagcagcaacagctccagcagctgcagcaacagcagttccagcagcaacaattgcagcaacaacagttccagcaacaacagttgcagcagcagcaacagcagcaacagcagcaacagcagcagcaacagcagcagcaaccggCTGTTCAATCAGTACCATGGCGCACTCAACGTGCTCAGCCTGGagcacaacagcaacaggatTCGCATCCACAACCAATCTACAACAAtgttcagcagcagcaacaaagatCTCGCGATGTCTTCAGTCCGGCAAGGAATGAAACATCGGCAGCAAACACGTTCAAttcacagcagcaacaaaaccAATTTGGTGGAGCAGCAAAGCCG ACCAACGTTGGATCGCTTTACATAGCTCCACTGGCCCAGCCCACTGAACCGCAGGCTCAACGAATCCttttgcaacagcagcagcagtcatCTGCTCGGGATTCTCCCATGCGCCAACTtccacagcagcagccgcagacCAATCAACCGATGAGATGGCTCAGTTCACAGCCGGCTAGCAAGGAGCAGGCTCCATGGGCTCGTCTCGAGGAGAATGGCAACGTCCTGCCCTCCACCTTGCGTCAGACTACCCCGCAGCCCCAAGTCGTCCCTCAGCAGcaaccacagcagcagcagcagccacagcagcagcagcagcccacCTTCTACCAGCCGCAGTTGGTCCAAGGTAATGGCTACGGACCAACACCGGTTTCAGCCGCTCCCATCAGTCTGCAGAACTTCGGATCAAATCCACAGCCTGGAGGACTACGTTTGCAGATCAACTTAAACACcaatggcaacagcagcaataacaCAAATCAAAGTGCTCCACGG GAGCGTATCATACCGATAACTCTAGAGCAGACGCCGACATATGCCGCAGCCCAGCCCAACTTTGGTG GTAATGGAGTCTCCGCTCAGAACCGATTCACGCAACAACGATATG ATGCcccccaacaacaacagcaatatgTGCCTCCAAGTGAACAGCAAGCTCCGGAACCCAAAAAATACACAGGCAGCGCTATACCCAGTCGATCATTCAAAATTCTACAGGCAATGACAACACCTGAAAATGCCG GACCTGGTCAATCGGATCTATAA
- the CG44085 gene encoding uncharacterized protein, isoform F: protein MSSGYGQRGGGGSGNGGYEAPACVQNAMMTKDKKPFTYTPGGIDLSQIRSERMAKRLARNAQSEGATGAAQQNRPAQPQSPGGPGGAASSIGAAAMGMPFQVLPPPPPPPQPQSGKNGTQGASAAPPPPPPQQPSTLAPPTGRLSAPGSPATARKSPTPQRFEPPPLGFRPEIKIPPNPMAALRKVAPPVEKNTFWKDEYIKDRSKSPLPEVAPAANGGYSSTTSDAVDGPRPSAASVESSYSPYTPTPQVPPVAKSPPVQYQQPTPPATPPQQQQQQSEQQPATRPEFRSVPMPTSPAVNVYTRQSDSPRSPFEPQQQQQQQQPQRSTESPFRFAQQQQQQSPQQRPPTAISPLAQVQQQQQQQLQQQQQQQLQQQQQQQLQQQQQQLQQLQQQQFQQQQLQQQQFQQQQLQQQQQQQQQQQQQQQQQQPAVQSVPWRTQRAQPGAQQQQDSHPQPIYNNVQQQQQRSRDVFSPARNETSAANTFNSQQQQNQFGGAAKPTNVGSLYIAPLAQPTEPQAQRILLQQQQQSSARDSPMRQLPQQQPQTNQPMRWLSSQPASKEQAPWARLEENGNVLPSTLRQTTPQPQVVPQQQPQQQQQPQQQQQPTFYQPQLVQGNGYGPTPVSAAPISLQNFGSNPQPGGLRLQINLNTNGNSSNNTNQSAPRERIIPITLEQTPTYAAAQPNFGGYQNYPPQAQRYPSPNQPTSTSNNTNGNATRLIPIAIEGGRGGPVSQSPVLLQNDPRSPPIQSKSFRILQKITDTVDDGSGNGDSRQDLQQTPQEAELQRPQFARQMSAQQARNSPTIEQMRRLQIGQDQQNNHQQSGTPLAWSPQGNGVSAQNRFTQQRYDAPQQQQQYVPPSEQQAPEPKKYTGSAIPSRSFKILQAMTTPENAGPGQSDL, encoded by the exons ATGAGTTCTGG GTATGGACAGCGCGGAGGAGGCGGATCCGGAAACGGTGGCTACGAGGCGCCCGCGTGCGTGCAGAACGCGATGATGACAAAAGACAAGAAGCCCTTCACCTACACGCCCGGCGGCATTGATCTCTCCCAGATCCGGTCGGAGCGGATGGCCAAGCGGTTGGCGCGCAATGCCCAATCGGAAGGAGCAACCGGAGCCGCCCAACAGAACAGACCCGCCCAGCCACAGTCGCCAGGTGGGCCAGGTGGTGCAGCCAGTTCGATTGGAGCCGCTGCCATGGGCATGCCGTTCCAGGtgctgccgccgccaccaccgccgccgcaaCCACAGTCGGGTAAGAATGGCACCCAAGGTGCTAGCGCCGcacccccaccaccacccccacaACAACCCAGCACATTAGCGCCACCCACTGGGCGCCTAAGTGCCCCTGGTTCCCCGGCTACGGCGCGCAAATCGCCAACTCCACAGCGTTTTGAGCCACCACCACTGGGATTCCGGCCGGAGATCAAGATACCGCCAAATCCCATGGCTGCACTGCGCAAGGTGGCACCGCCCGTGGAGAAGAACACGTTCTGGAAGGACGAGTACATTAAGGATCGCTCCAAGAGTCCGCTGCCCGAGGTGGCACCTGCTGCGAATGGAGGATATAGCAGCACCACATCCGATGCCGTTGATG GTCCAAGACCATCGGCGGCTAGCGTTGAAAGCAGCTACAGTCCTTACACTCCGACTCCGCAAGTGCCGCCCGTGGCCAAGAGTCCTCCGGTGCAATATCAACAGCCAACGCCACCGGCAAcaccgccgcagcagcagcagcaacagtcggAGCAGCAGCCTGCAACACGCCCGGAGTTCCGCAGTGTGCCCATGCCCACATCGCCAGCGGTGAACGTCTACACACGTCAATCGGACAGTCCCAGATCGCCTTTCgagccgcagcaacagcagcagcagcagcaaccacagcGATCCACTGAGAGCCCCTTCCGGTttgcacagcagcaacagcaacagtcaCCGCAGCAGCGTCCACCAACAGCGATATCGCCGCTGGCtcaggtgcagcagcagcagcaacagcagttgcaacagcagcagcaacagcagttgcaacagcagcagcaacagcagttgcaacagcagcagcaacagctccagcagctgcagcaacagcagttccagcagcaacaattgcagcaacaacagttccagcaacaacagttgcagcagcagcaacagcagcaacagcagcaacagcagcagcaacagcagcagcaaccggCTGTTCAATCAGTACCATGGCGCACTCAACGTGCTCAGCCTGGagcacaacagcaacaggatTCGCATCCACAACCAATCTACAACAAtgttcagcagcagcaacaaagatCTCGCGATGTCTTCAGTCCGGCAAGGAATGAAACATCGGCAGCAAACACGTTCAAttcacagcagcaacaaaaccAATTTGGTGGAGCAGCAAAGCCG ACCAACGTTGGATCGCTTTACATAGCTCCACTGGCCCAGCCCACTGAACCGCAGGCTCAACGAATCCttttgcaacagcagcagcagtcatCTGCTCGGGATTCTCCCATGCGCCAACTtccacagcagcagccgcagacCAATCAACCGATGAGATGGCTCAGTTCACAGCCGGCTAGCAAGGAGCAGGCTCCATGGGCTCGTCTCGAGGAGAATGGCAACGTCCTGCCCTCCACCTTGCGTCAGACTACCCCGCAGCCCCAAGTCGTCCCTCAGCAGcaaccacagcagcagcagcagccacagcagcagcagcagcccacCTTCTACCAGCCGCAGTTGGTCCAAGGTAATGGCTACGGACCAACACCGGTTTCAGCCGCTCCCATCAGTCTGCAGAACTTCGGATCAAATCCACAGCCTGGAGGACTACGTTTGCAGATCAACTTAAACACcaatggcaacagcagcaataacaCAAATCAAAGTGCTCCACGG GAGCGTATCATACCGATAACTCTAGAGCAGACGCCGACATATGCCGCAGCCCAGCCCAACTTTGGTG GTTACCAGAATTACCCACCACAAGCCCAGCGATACCCGTCGCCCAATCAGCCAACGAGTACGAGTAACAACACCAATGGCAATGCCACCCGGCTAATCCCGATAGCCATCGAGGGAGGACGAGGCGGTCCAGTGTCCCAGTCGCCAGTGCTGCTGCAGAA CGATCCACGCTCACCGCCCATCCAATCGAAATCGTTTAGAATATTGCAAAAGATAACCGACACCGTGGACGATGGCAGCGGGAATGGCGATTCGCGGCAGGACTTGCAGCAGACGCCCCAGGAGGCGGAGCTGCAGCGGCCGCAGTTCGCCCGCCAGATGAGCGCCCAGCAGGCAAGGAATAGTCCGACCATCGAGCAGATGCGACGCCTGCAAATCGGACAGGATCAGCAGAATAACCATCAGCAGTCGGGTACGCCACTAGCTTGGTCCCCGCAAG GTAATGGAGTCTCCGCTCAGAACCGATTCACGCAACAACGATATG ATGCcccccaacaacaacagcaatatgTGCCTCCAAGTGAACAGCAAGCTCCGGAACCCAAAAAATACACAGGCAGCGCTATACCCAGTCGATCATTCAAAATTCTACAGGCAATGACAACACCTGAAAATGCCG GACCTGGTCAATCGGATCTATAA